From Centropristis striata isolate RG_2023a ecotype Rhode Island chromosome 16, C.striata_1.0, whole genome shotgun sequence, a single genomic window includes:
- the plcb2 gene encoding 1-phosphatidylinositol 4,5-bisphosphate phosphodiesterase beta-2 has product MIKKRHFLEPPEVKDYLVKGERFIKWSEDSTKTAPVTMKMDPKGFYVYWINQSKETTFLDVATIRDTRTGKYAKLPKHTKVRNVFNMDFPDSNHLAKTLTIVSGPDTVNLTYHNFFASKERLTQNWANDILAIAYNPARNNACRQVFLEKLYVRISLHTNKDGKIPVKNIYKMFPADKKRVESALASAHLPKGKYDTIKPDVFTESAFKSFLTNLCPRPEIYEIFTSYSNKPTMTKDNFTKFLNEKQRDSRLNEELFPRPRQDQVKALMDKYEPCSANTNRSLISPEGLLFFLMGPETSVVMQDTLAKCQDMAQPIPHYFIKSSHNTYLTAGQFSGVSSPEMYRQCLLSGCRCLELDCWKGKPPDEEPIITHGFTMTTEILFKDVIEAIAESAFKTSQYPVILSFENHVDSVKQQEKMANYCKTIFGDALLTDPLDNYPLKPGQQIPSPSELMGKILIKNKKGSHEKPAQTKKTAAATDQTPTAAAPTQDPNVTSQDPVNPAPSTQENQEGDTAVEDTEETEETDEQDEEKMKTSDEGTAGQEVTAYEAMSSLVNYIQPNKFISFDNARKKNKSYIISSFVETKGEAMISKTAIEFVEYNKRQMSRIYPKGTRMDSSNYSPQPFWNVGCQMVALNYQTMDFPMQLNMALFEFNGRTGYLLKHDVLRRSDKKFDPFCDRIDTVVASTLTIKIYSGQFLSDKNVKTGVEVEVIGLPGDPKKKYRTKWTTTPNAINPVWNEEPFVFEKILLPEMASLRIIVHEENGKFLGHRIIPLNAIQSGFHHICLRSESNMPLTLPALFVYIEVKDYIPAAFADFTDALFNPTKGTEKTAKAPKESSSDYISPYELPLVVQTPTDKAKESEAPAAENAAPEPTPPVDTSDQPPQSLPEESAEEAEEESENKSDAPQPEAEPPQTPDNTPPEDTTQDTPETLSEPSPSPEEAAPEDEAKPEAAPETKEEPVDSSSTDPEPASDDKPGTKDASAAEEPAAEEPSAVALPCAESASPELAESEPLTVTAEELTQHKNYLKVIKRQEKDMKEAEKKYQKKGEDLIQKYSDSFKAIKKKGSVKKKEGGGNTSDSSVKTEQVQEQKEKMQAELQALWTEQCDQLKKKKEQFATERLAKLLEMATERHIIELKTLESETKENKKKSLKCSSSEKAKLKKSMSTEVLDEPSQSDGVSSDYSPQQAALMKKQAATLEEIKTLTNQLNQEALKEHDQKLRSLPAEVKAAVNVCVGAHFPEQVDQIGDKKVEGVGFYGDVFLG; this is encoded by the exons atgattAAGAAAAGACACTTTCTGGAGCCTCCAGAGGTCAAAGACTACCTGGTGAAAGGAGAAAGATTCATCAAGTGGTCGGAG GACTCCACAAAGACTGCTCCTGTCACCATGAAGATGGATCCCAAAGGTTTTTATGTTTACTGGATCAACCAAAGCAAG GAGACAACGTTCCTGGATGTTGCTACTATCAGAGATACCAGAACAGGAAAATATGCAAAACTTCCAAAA CACACTAAAGTTCGCAACGTGTTCAATATGGACTTCCCAGACAGCAACCATCTCGCCAAAACTCTGACCATCGTCTCCGGTCCCGACACAGTAAATCTGACCTATCATAACTTCTTTGCTTCAAAGGAGAGATTGACACAG AACTGGGCCAATGACATCCTTGCGATCGCCTACAACCCTGCAAGAAACAATGCATGCAGACAGGTCTTCCTGGAGAAATT GTATGTCCGCATTTCTCTTCACACCAACAAGGACGGCAAGATCCCGGTGAAAAA TATTTACAAGATGTTCCCAGCAGATAAGAAGAGGGTGGAAAGTGCCTTAGCATCAGCACACCTCCCCAAAGGAAAG tATGACACCATTAAGCCTGACGTCTTTACTGAGTCTGCCTTCAAGTCCTTTCTGACAAACCTCTGCCCTCGGCCTGAGATCTATGAGATCTTCACTTCTTA CTCCAACAAACCCACCATGACGAAGGACAATTTCACCAAGTTCCTCAACGAGAAACAGAGGGACTCTCGGCTCAACGAGGAGCTGTTTCCACGTCCGCGGCAGGACCAGGTCAAAGCTCTGATGGACAAATATGAACCCTGCTCCGCGAATACAAACAGAA gtctgaTTTCTCCAGAGGGGCTCTTGTTCTTCTTGATGGGTCCGGAGACATCAGTTGTCATGCAGGACACGCTAGCCAAGTGTCAGGACATGGCCCAACCCATACCCCATTACTTCATCAAGTCCTCCCACAACACATACCTGACAG CCGGTCAGTTCTCTGGCGTGTCCTCTCCAGAGATGTACCGTCAGTGTCTGCTGTCCGGCTGCCGCTGTCTGGAGCTGGACTGCTGGAAGGGAAAACCTCCAGATGAAGAGCCCATCATTACTCATGGCTTTACAATGACAACTGAGATCCTCTTCAAG GATGTGATCGAGGCCATCGCTGAGAGCGCCTTCAAGACCTCACAGTATCCCGTCATCCTCTCATTCGAGAACCACGTTGACTC AGTGAAACAGCAGGAGAAGATGGCCAACTACTGCAAAACCATATTTGGCGATGCCCTGCTGACAGATCCGCTGGACAATTACCCT CTGAAGCCGGGCCAGCAGATTCCCAGCCCATCTGAGCTCATGGGTAAGATCCTCATTAAGAACAAGAAGGGCAGCCATGAAAAGCCTGCCCAGACTAAGAAAACCGCCGCAGCCACTGACCAGACCCCAACCGCAGCTGCACCCACCCAGGATCCAAATGTCACTTCCCAGGATCCTGTCAACCCAGCACCCAGCACCCAGGAGAACCAAG AGGGGGACACAGCTGTGGAAGACactgaggagacagaggagacagaCGAACAGGATGAGGAGAAAATGAAGACGTCAGAtgag GGCACAGCTGGACAAGAAGTCACAGCCTACGAGGCGATGTCATCCCTGGTCAACTACATCCAGCCTAACAAATTCATCTCTTTTGACAATGCCAGAA agaaaaacaagagttaCATCATCTCATCTTTTGTGGAGACCAAAGGCGAAGCAATGATTTCCAAGACTGCTATTGAATTCGTCGA ATACAATAAAAGGCAAATGAGCAGGATTTATCCCAAAGGAACAAGAATGGATTCATCCAATTACAGCCCCCAGCCTTTTTGGAATGTAGGCTGCCAGATGGTGGCGCTCAACTACCAGACAATGG aTTTCCCCATGCAGCTGAACATGGCTCTGTTTGAATTCAATGGCAGAACAGGCTACCTGCTCAAGCATGATGTCCTGCGTCGCAGTGACAAGAAATTTGACCCTTTCTGCGACAGGATTGACACCGTTGTGGCAAGCACACTGACcataaag ATCTATTCGGGTCAGTTTCTGTCTGACAAGAACGTGAAAACAGGAGTCGAGGTGGAGGTGATCGGGCTGCCAGGAGACCCCAAGAAGAAATATCGCACTAAGTGGACAACCACACCCAACGCCATCAACCCAGTGTGGAATGAGGAGCCTTTTGTTTTTGAGAAG ATCCTGCTCCCAGAAATGGCCTCTCTAAGAATTATAGTCCATGAAGAGAACGGAAAATTCTTAGGACACAGGATCATCCCACTTAATGCCATCCAATCAG GTTTCCATCACATCTGCCTGCGCAGTGAAAGCAACATGCCGCTCACTCTGCCTGCTCTCTTTGTGTACATCGAGGTCAAGGACTACATCCCTGCTGCCTTTGCAG ATTTCACAGATGCCTTATTTAACCCAACAAAGGGAACGGAGAAGACAGCAAAAGCCCCAAAGGAG TCATCCTCTGACTACATTTCTCCCTATGAGTTGCCTCTTGTGGTCCAAACCCCCACGGACAAAGCTAAGGAGAGTGAGGCCCCTGCTGCAG AAAATGCCGCACCTGAACCTACACCACCAGTTGACACCAGTGACCAACCACCACAGTCCCTACCAGAGGAAAGTGCTGAAGAAGCTGAAGAAGAGAGTGAAAACAAGTCAGATGCTCCACAACCTGAAGCAGAACCTCCTCAAACTCCTGACAACACTCCTCCTGAAGATACAACCCAGGACACACCTGAAACCCTTTCTGAACCCTCTCCTTCCCCAGAGGAGGCAGCCCCTGAGGATGAAGCAAAGCCAGAGGCAGCTCCTGAAACCAAAGAAGAGCCTGTGGATAGCTCCAGTACAGACCCTGAGCCTGCTTCAGATGATAAACCAGGTACAAAAGATGCCAGTGCTGCTGAAGAACCTGCTGCTGAAGAGCCTTCTGCTGTAGCCTTGCCCTGTGCAGAAAGTGCATCGCCCGAGTTAGCAGAATCAG AGCCTTTGACTGTGACCGCTGAGGAACTGACACAGCACAAGAACTATCTGAAGGTCATCAAGCGCCAGGAGAAAGACATGAAAGAAGCAGAAAAGAAGTATCAGAAAAAGGGAGAGGATCTGATTCAGAAATACTCTGATTCCTTCAAGGCCATCAAGAAGAAGGGCTCGGTGAAGAAAAAAGA GGGAGGGGGGAACACCTCTGACTCCAGTGTGAAGACAGAGCAGGTGCAGGAGCAGAAGGAAAAAATGCAGGCTGAGCTGCAGGCTCTGTGGACAGAGCAGTGTGAtcagctgaagaagaagaaggagcagTTTGCTACAGAG AGACTGGCCAAACTGTTGGAGATggccacagagagacacatcaTTGAACTGAAGACCCTGGAGAG
- the LOC131987954 gene encoding uncharacterized protein LOC131987954 — protein MRERDFMPNMERGKPATYTGDKKAKMAAKTNKKWVRLATVFAYVLSVSLAAIILAIYYSLIWKPTSASSSAGKPGVPEEVTPTANISTNISTSNNVSEWNSTQTALLSLNQTRQGNANHPYSPAFQWDDRSESVTDVSGAKIAHSQQQEEGGLYASSHGHTSAERSDTLGRQTQTGASRHAASSTGAEAESDKDDPEHKAADAASPTSEPSLRGD, from the coding sequence ATGAGAGAGCGGGACTTCATGCCCAATATGGAGAGGGGCAAACCTGCTACTTATACGGGGGACAAAAAGGCTAAGATGGCTGCTAAGACTAACAAGAAGTGGGTGAGACTAGCCACTGTTTTTGCTTATGTATTGTCCGTGTCCTTAGCAGCCATTATTCTGGCGATTTACTACAGCCTGATCTGGAAACCAACCAGTGCATCATCATCTGCGGGGAAGCCGGGAGTGCCAGAGGAGGTCACCCCCACCGCGAACATCTCAACTAATATTTCCACAAGCAACAATGTCTCAGAGTGGAACTCTACACAGACTGCGCTGCTGTCTCTCAACCAGACCAGGCAGGGCAATGCGAACCACCCGTACAGTCCGGCGTTTCAGTGGGACGACAGATCCGAGAGTGTGACGGACGTCTCCGGGGCAAAGATTGCGCACtcgcagcagcaggaggaaggaGGACTCTACGCATCATCCCACGGTCACACGAGCGCGGAGAGATCGGACACTTTGGGTAGACAGACGCAAACCGGAGCGAGCCGCCACGCCGCGTCCAGCACCGGGGCTGAGGCGGAGTCCGACAAAGACGACCCCGAGCATAAGGCTGCAGATGCGGCTTCTCCAACATCCGAACCGAGCCTGAGAGGAGACTGA